In Oryza brachyantha chromosome 1, ObraRS2, whole genome shotgun sequence, the following are encoded in one genomic region:
- the LOC102719630 gene encoding nuclear pore complex protein NUP62, whose translation MATSFSFGSSAASGSTGSSPFSFSTGTAPSAFSFSQPAAASSPAPSPAPAFGSSLFSSSAVASPAPTFGSSLFGSSPASAAAPATSSSPSPFGFGSTGFSFGQSPAAASSAAAAAPSIFGASSTPAASTTPSIFGAASSSASTLGLFGATSSPATTPGLFGASSTATTSGLFGGTSSAATTPSPFGATSAAATTTSLFGAAASTASAANLFSGAATGFGVGSSASGTTTTTAAASTPSFGFGLNIGAAASSTTNASASSPAIGFGAGTGSALFGSTTSAPLFSTSTAPSPATTATTTPSFGFSSSPATTSSAPSFGFTPSSASTTTASTATSLFSSASSSPALSFTKSTSAAPTAPASAPSTGFSLATSQAAPAPSLFSNTSAASSSSANSLSFPFGSSASAPAFASVSATSTPTPSSTTASPATSGSLFSVPAPASSSGGFSFGVAPSSSSAAATTATTTTVASASTSATMTATAPSTTTAAFPSFSPQRTTPASASTPTQTQSLLSFGVSTTAASTSATSTSTSQTTSSAVQASSTGPTTTAITPAVSQAPNLPSEIVGKNVEQIIRDWNNELQDRTAKFRKHATAIAEWDRRILQNRNVLIRLEAEVAKVVETQTSLERQLELIETHQKEVDKALQSMEEEAERVFQDERLLLREDEAASARDTMFEQSETVENELQHMTEQVKSIIQTLNATQGAEFETADNMTPFDVAVRILDNQLRSLMWIDEKANEFSTRIQRLPNNSAAAERDSGMPRFWLS comes from the exons ATGGCGACTTCCTTCTCTTtcggctcctccgccgcgtcggGATCCACCGGTTCCTCccccttctccttctccaccGGCACCGCCCCATCCGCCTTCTCGTTCTCCCAgcccgccgcggcctcctcccctGCCCCCTCCCCTGCCCCCGCCTTCGGCTCCTCCCTCTTCTCATCCTCCGCCGTCGCTTCCCCTGCTCCTACTTTTGGTTCTTCCCTCTTCGGGTCTTCCCCCGCCTCCGCTGCCGCCCCTGCCACATCCTCATCCCCATCTCCGTTTGGCTTCGGATCCACCGGCTTCTCGTTCGGCCAATCCCCCGCTGCCGCttcatccgccgccgccgccgccccgtccATCTTCGGTGCATCCtccacccccgccgcctcgaccACTCCTAGCATTTTTGGCGCTGCCTCATCCTCCGCATCCACCCTGGGCTTATtcggcgccacctcctccccggcGACAACCCCGGGCTTATTCGGCGCCTCGTCCACCGCGACAACCTCGGGCTTATTCGGTGGTACTTCCTCCGCGGCTACCACACCCAGTCCTTTCGGCGCCACATCTGCCGCTGCTACCACAACCAGTCTGTTCGGGGCCGCCGCCTCTACTGCTTCCGCGGCAAACCTTTTCTCTGGCGCCGCCACGGGATTTGGCGTTGGTTCATCTGCGTCCGGCACCACCACTACCACGGCCGCTGCCTCGACACCGTCTTTCGGATTCGGATTGAACATCGGGGCCGCCGCATCGAGTACCACCAATGCTTCGGCTTCCTCTCCGGCTATAGGATTTGGAGCCGGCACCGGCTCGGCACTGTTTGGATCCACTACCTCTGCACCACTCTTCAGCACCAGCACCGCCCCATCCCCAGCAACTACGGCCACGACCACTCCATCCTTTGGGTTCTCCTCCTCGCCAGCGACCACCTCATCTGCTCCTTCCTTCGGCTTTACACCGTCATCGGCAAGCACCACGACCGCGAGCACAGCGACCTCCTTGTTCTCCTCTGCATCCTCTTCTCCTGCATTGTCTTTCACTAAGAGTACTTCTGCCGCTCCCACCGCGCCAGCGTCCGCTCCATCTACTGGCTTCTCCTTGGCCACTTCGCAGGCAGCACCTGCTCCCTCATTGTTCTCTAACACCAGTGCAGCATCAAGCTCGTCTGCCAATTCTCTCAGCTTTCCATTTGGCTCTTCTGCTTCTGCACCGGCATTTGCTTCTGTTTCTGCAACGAGCACACCCACCCCATCATCAACTACTGCTTCCCCTGCAACGTCAGGGTCATTGTTCTCGGTGCCAGCACCTGCTTCTTCTAGTGGTGGTTTCAGTTTCGGAGTAGCACCATCATCGTCATCAGCTGCGGCAACTACAGCTACTACCACAACAGTCGCAAGTGCATCGACATCTGCAACCATGACAGCAACGGCTCCTTCAACGACGACAGCGGCATTTCCCAGTTTTAGCCCGCAAAGAACTACCCCAGCTTCTGCCTCAACCCCAACACAGACACAATCACTGTTATCATTTG GTGTTTCTACTACTGCTGCAAGTACTTCAGCCACTAGCACAAGCACTAGTCAGACAACTTCCTCAGCTGTTCAAGCTAGCAGCACTGG TCCTACAACTACTGCTATCACTCCAGCAGTATCACAGGCACCTAACCTACCATCAGAAATTGTTGGGAAAAATGTTGAGCAG ATTATTAGGGACTGGAATAATGAGCTTCAAGATAGGACTGCAAAGTTCCGGAAGCATGCCACTGCAATAGCTGAATGGGACAGGAGAATTCTGCAGAACAGAAATGTTCTTATAAGGCTTGAG GCTGAGGTGGCTAAGGTTGTTGAAACGCAAACAAGCTTGGAGAGGCAACTTGAGTTAATAGAAACTCATCAGAAAGAG GTTGACAAGGCTCTGCAGAGCATGGAGGAGGAAGCAGAGCGTGTATTCCAGGATGAACGGCTGTTGCTTCGTGAAGATGAGGCTGCTTCTGCAAGAGATACAAT GTTTGAGCAATCTGAAACAGTGGAGAATGAATTGCAACATATGACAGAACAAGTGAAGTCCATCATTCAGACATTGAATGCTACCCAG GGTGCTGAGTTTGAGACCGCCGATAATATGACACCATTTGATGTTGCTGTAAGAATATTGGACAATCAACTGCGTTCTTTAATGTGGATTGATGAGAAG GCTAACGAGTTCTCAACTAGAATACAGAGGCTGCCTAACAATAGTGCTGCAGCTGAACGTGACTCTGGAATGCCAAGGTTTTGGTTAAGCTGA
- the LOC102718983 gene encoding pleckstrin homology domain-containing protein 1-like produces MAASLWRAVMGTGASSADADTTGGVEFWRSPERSGCLTKQGEYIKTWRRRWFVLKQGRLFWFKDSVVTRASVPRGVIPVATCLTVKGAEDTLNRQFAFELSTPTETMYFIADSEKEKEEWINSIGRSIVQHSCSVTDAEVVDYDSGRPAASVAAGDE; encoded by the coding sequence ATGGCGGCGAGCCTGTGGCGAGCGGTGATGGGCACCGGCGCCTCGTCGGCGGACGCCGACACCACGGGCGGGGTGGAGTTCTGGCGCTCGCCGGAGCGCTCGGGGTGTCTGACCAAGCAAGGGGAGTACATCAagacgtggcggcggcggtggttcgTGCTGAAGCAGGGGAGGCTCTTCTGGTTCAAGGACTCGGTCGTCACGCGCGCGTCGGTGCCCCGCGGCGTCATCCCCGTCGCCACCTGCCTCACCGTCAAGGGCGCCGAGGACACGCTCAACCGGCAGTTCGCCTTCGAGCTCTCCACCCCGACGGAGACCATGTACTTCATCGCGGACTCCGAGAAGGAGAAAGAGGAGTGGATCAACTCCATCGGGCGCTCCATCGTCCAGCACTCCTGCTCCGTCACCGACGCCGAGGTCGTCGACTACGACAGCGGCCGTCCTGCCGCCTCAGTAGCTGCAGGCGACGAGTGA
- the LOC102719549 gene encoding cis-prenyltransferase 4, chloroplastic-like — protein MLPVPSHSPAAATHQLLPTNALRTRPAAPRCPRAAGAAPAAESLLSRGLRAEPLPRHVAVVMDGNARWARARGLPSAAGHEAGRRALEEMVRLSRAWGIRALTAFAFSNENWSRPKVEVDFLMRLFERVIHDSVAEFLREGIRLRVIGDSSRLPDSLQKIAREAEEATRNNSQLDLTLAISYSGRRDIVQACQRLAQKVQSTVLRAEDIDEALFASELETSCAADELLYPDLLIRTSGELRLSNFLLWQSAYSELFFTNTLWPDFGEDDYLEALCSFQSRDRRFGVRKL, from the exons ATGCTGCCGGTGCCCTCCCACTCTCCAGCTGCTGCTACCCATCAGCTGCTACCCACCAACGCCCTCCGCACGCGCCCAGCGGCGCCACGatgcccgcgcgccgccggcgcagccCCGGCAGCGgagtctctcctctcccggGGGCTGCGGGCGGAGCCGCTGCCGCGGCACGTGGCGGTGGTGATGGACGGGAACGCGCGGTGGGCGCGCGCGAGGGGGCTCCCGTCGGCGGCCGGGCACGaggccgggcggcgcgcgctGGAGGAGATGGTGCGGCTCTCCCGCGCCTGGGGCATCCGTGCGCTCACCGCCTTCGCCTTCTCCAACGAGAACTGGAGCCGCCCCAAG GTGGAGGTGGATTTCTTGATGAGGCTGTTCGAACGGGTGATCCACGATAGCGTCGCCGAGTTTCTGAG ggAAGGAATTCGGCTACGTGTAATTGGTGACAGCTCAAGGCTGCCGGATTCTCTACAGAAGATCGCAAGAGAAGCCGAGGAGGCCACGAGGAACAATTCACAGCTTGATCTGACACTGGCAATCAGCTACAGCGGGAGAAGGGATATCGTGCAAGCGTGCCAAAGGCTTGCCCAGAAGGTGCAGAGCACGGTGCTCAGGGCGGAGGACATCGACGAGGCGCTGTTCGCCAGCGAGCTCGAGACAAGCTgtgccgccgacgagctcctGTACCCTGACCTTCTCATCAGGACCAGCGGCGAACTGAGGCTGAGCAACTTCTTGCTGTGGCAGTCGGCGTACTCAGAGCTCTTCTTCACCAACACGCTGTGGCCTGATTTCGGGGAGGATGACTACCTTGAAGCACTTTGCTCATTCCAGAGCAGAGACAGGCGGTTTGGCGTTAGAAAATTGTAG
- the LOC102719340 gene encoding auxin transporter-like protein 1, which yields MVPREQAEEAIVADGNGKEEEVGVMGVSAGDGADEHGGGGGKFNMKNLLWHGGSVWDAWFSCASNQVAQVLLTLPYSFSQLGMLSGVLLQLFYGFMGSWTAYLISVLYVEYRSRKEKEGVSFKNHVIQWFEVLDGLLGPYWKAAGLAFNCTFLLFGSVIQLIACASNIYYINDRLDKRTWTYIFGACCATTVFIPSFHNYRIWSFLGLGMTTYTAWYLAIAALLNGQVEGVTHTGPTKLVLYFTGATNILYTFGGHAVTVEIMHAMWKPAKFKYIYLLATLYVFTLTLPSASAMYWAFGDELLTHSNAFALLPKTAWRDAAVILMLIHQFITFGFACTPLYFVWEKVIGMHDTKSICLRALARLPIVVPIWFLAIIFPFFGPINSAVGALLVSFTVYIIPALAHVLTYRTASARMNAAEKPPFFLPSWTGMFVLNMFIVVWVLVVGFGLGGWASMVNFIRQIDTFGLFAKCYQCPKPAVAQSPVPLPHH from the exons ATGGTGCCGCGCGAgcaggcggaggaggccaTCGTGGCCGACGGCAAcggcaaggaggaggaggtcggggTGATGGGCGTCAGCGCCGGGGACGGCGCTGAcgagcatggcggcggcggcggcaagttcAACATGAAGAACCTGCTCTGGCACGGCGGCTCCGTCTGGGACGCCTGGTTCAGCTGCGCCTCCAACCAG GTCGCACAGGTGCTCCTGACGCTGCCGTACTCCTTCTCGCAGCTCGGGATGCTCTCGGGCGTGCTGCTGCAGCTGTTCTACGGTTTCATGGGCAGCTGGACAGCCTACCTCATCAGCGTCCTCTACGTCGAGTACCGCTCCCGCAAGGAGAAGGAGGGCGTCAGCTTCAAGAACCACGTCATCCAG TGGTTTGAGGTGCTGGATGGGCTACTGGGCCCGTACTGGAAGGCGGCCGGCCTCGCCTTCAACTGCACGTTCCTCCTCTTCGGCTCCGTCATCCAGCTGATCGCCTGCGCAAG TAACATCTACTACATCAACGACCGGCTGGACAAGCGGACGTGGACGTACATCTTCGGCGCGTGCTGCGCCACCACGGTGTTCATCCCGTCGTTCCACAACTACCGGATCTGGTCCTTCCTGGGGCTCGGCATGACCACCTACACCGCTTGGtacctcgccatcgccgcgctCCTCAACGGCCAG GTCGAAGGAGTCACGCACACCGGCCCAACCAAGCTGGTGCTATACTTCACCGGAGCCACCAACATCCTCTACACGTTCGGCGGCCACGCCGTCACAGT GGAGATCATGCACGCGATGTGGAAGCCGGCCAAGTTCAAGTACATCTACCTGCTCGCGACGCTGTACGTGTTCACGCTGACGCTGCCCTCGGCGTCGGCCATGTACTGGGCGTTCGGCGACGAGCTGCTGACCCACTCCAACGCCTTCGCGCTGCTGCCCAAGACCGCGTGGCGCGATGCGGCGGTGATCCTGATGCTGATCCACCAGTTCATCACGTTCGGGTTCGCGTGCACGCCGCTCTACTTCGTGTGGGAGAAGGTGATCGGCATGCACGACACCAAGAGCATCTGCCTCAGGGCGCTCGCGCGGCTCCCCATCGTCGTCCCCATCTGGTTCCTGGCCATCATCTTCCCCTTCTTCGGTCCCATCAACTCCGCCGTCGGCGCGCTCCTCGTCAGCTTCACCGTCTACATCATCCCGGCCCTCGCCCACGTCCTCACCTACCGTACGGCCTCCGCTCGCATG AACGCGGCGGAGAAGCCACCGTTCTTCCTGCCGAGCTGGACGGGGATGTTCGTGCTCAACATGTTCATCGTGGTGTGGGTGCTGGTGGTGGGCTTCGGGCTCGGCGGCTGGGCAAGCATGGTTAACTTCATCAGGCAGATCGACACGTTCGGGCTCTTCGCCAAGTGCTACCAGTGCCCCAAGCCGGCGGTCGCGCAGTCGCCGGTGCCATTGCCGCACCATTAG
- the LOC102719265 gene encoding RNA polymerase II C-terminal domain phosphatase-like 2 isoform X1 produces the protein MATPRAQPQPAAGGGAGAGAAGGPPGGVTMRMFHGDVFLGEADVFPMKQGGEGSLPFPSNEIRISHLSPTSERCPPLAILQTIAPFSVRCKLQAKLMPPHPSLHRLYLTCFNEYKSAVVVVGDEELHLVAMPSKVEKVPCFWCCSVRSGIYAASVGMLNLRCLAIVFDLDETLIVANTMKSFEDRIDMLSRRMDMEDDPVRIAGMAAEIKRYIEDKDLLKEFIDTDTVTDNGRIVGTQKEEVLPISGGQELFFRPVIRLPERNAIITRINPEIRDTSVFVKLRPAWEDLRSYLTAKGRKRFEVYVCTMAERDYALEMWRLLDPEANLISLHNLAERVVCVKSGSKKCLQNVFKDKGCHPKMAMVIDDRLQVWDEKDQPRVHVVPAYTPYYAPQAEMANAVPVLCVARNVACNVRGGFFREFDENLLRKVFELMYENELLDLPYAPDVGDYLVCEDTNFAPNNKDAAPIPEGMSGAEVEKRLNGLSYPRDQKQIPSSTRLSDDEGVAIRGISGGTNIQANGGSLATTPSLFVTVLQEIGRLCESRVEFRSTVSGGKNLQFSVEVLFSNEKIGIGIGKTRDEAQVQAAEKALQNLESNYLSYMLPVAGVLNKDVNKPPGSGNGFLEDVTLSDDISIEEPSGSSLKEQDHSNALDRLSSVINLIRELCLEDQHVVFRDQARESGSALNGEYHFQAELGGQILGRGIGSNRDFAKLQAAEEALKTLKTTTDPQIKKHLRPVSLING, from the exons ATGGCGACGCCTCGCGCCCAGCCCCAGCCGGCGGCCGGAGGCGGAGCAGGGGCCGGTGCCGCCGGAGGCCCACCAGGCGGGGTCACCATGAGGATGTTCCATGGCGACGTGTTCCTCGGCGAGGCGGATGTGTTCCCGATGAAGCAGGGGGGCGAGGGGAGCCTGCCGTTCCCGAGCAACGAGATCCGCATCAGCCACCTCTCGCCGACAAGCGAGCGGTGCCCTCCTCTTGCCATACTGCAGACCATCGCCCCCTTCTCCGTGCGATGCAAGCTCCAGGCCAAACTGATGCCTCCCCACCCGAGCCTGCACCGCCTCTACCTCACCTGCTTCAACGAGTACAAG AGTGCAGTGGTAGTAGTTGGAGACGAGGAGCTACATCTAGTGGCAATGCCGAGCAAGGTGGAGAAGGTGCCATGCTTCTGGTGCTGTTCAGTGCGCTCTGGGATCTATGCAGCATCTGTTGGGATGCTGAACTTGCGGTGCCTTGCTATCGTGTTTGATCTTGACGAGACCCTTATTGTCGCTAACACAATGAAGTCCTTTGAGGACCGTATCGATATGCTTTCCCGTAGGATGGATATGGAAGACGATCCTGTCAGGATAGCAGGGATGGCTGCTGAAATTAAGCGTTATATTGAGGACAAGGATCTGCTCAAGGAGTTCATTGACACAGATACAGTTACAGATAATGGCAGAATCGTTGGGACCCAGAAGGAGGAAGTTCTTCCTATCTCTGGTGGTCAGGAGCTTTTTTTCCGGCCTGTCATCAGGTTGCCAGAAAGGAATGCGATTATAACTCGCATAAATCCAGAG ATTCGCGATACTAGTGTTTTTGTAAAGCTAAGGCCTGCTTGGGAGGACTTGAGGAGTTACCTGACTGCCAAGGGACGCAAAAGATTTGAGGTCTATGTATGTACGATGGCTGAAAGAGATTATGCTCTTGAGATGTGGAGGCTTCTTGATCCAGAAGCCAACTTGATCAGCTTGCATAACCTTGCAGAGCGTGTAGTATGTGTAAAGTCAG GTTCGAAAAAGTGTCtgcaaaatgtttttaaaGACAAAGGATGCCATCCAAAGATGGCCATGGTAATTGATGACCGGCTTCAGGTTTGGGATGAGAAGGATCAGCCTCGAGTTCATGTTGTCCCCGCATATACTCCATACTATGCCCCACAAGCCGAG ATGGCAAATGCTGTTCCTGTGCTTTGTGTTGCAAGAAATGTTGCTTGCAATGTTCGTGGTGGTTTCTTCAG AGAGTTTGATGAAAATCTACTGAGAAAAGTGTTTGAACTAATGTATGAAAATGAGTTGCTAGATCTTCCATATGCTCCTGATGTTGGTGACTACTTAGTCTGTGAG GACACTAATTTTGCACCAAATAATAAAGATGCTGCCCCTATACCTGAGGGTATGAGTGGAGCTGAAGTAGAGAAGAGGTTGAATGGGCTG TCATATCCTAGAGACCAGAAAcaaattccatcatcaacccGTCTGTCAG ATGATGAGGGAGTGGCGATCCGTGGCATTTCAGGTGGTACAAATATCCAAGCTAATGGTGGATCATTGGCAACAACACCCTCATTGTTCGTCACTGTTTTGCAAGAAATTGGGCGACTGTGTGAATCTAGG GTGGAGTTCAGGTCTACTGTAAGCGGTGGAAAAAACCTGCAATTTTCTGTTGAG GTTCTATTTAGTAATGAGAAAATCGGAATCGGCATTGGAAAAACAAGAGATGAAGCCCAAGTACAAGCTGCTGAAAAAGCTCTCCAGAATTTGGAAA GCAATTACTTGTCCTACATGCTTCCTGTTGCTGGAGTTCTTAATAAAGATGTGAACAAACCTCCTGGGAGTGGAAATGGCTTTCTTGAAGATGTTACTCTCTCAGATGATATTTCGATAGAAGAACCATCTGGAAGTTCATTAAAAGAGCAGGATCATTCAAATGCTTTGGATAGGTTGTCCTCTGTTATAAATCTTATTAGAGAACTT TGCTTGGAGGATCAACATGTAGTATTTCGTGATCAAGCAAGGGAGTCTGGCTCAGCATTAAATGGAGAATACCATTTTCAG GCTGAATTAGGAGGACAAATTCTTGGGAGGGGCATTGGTTCGAACAGAGATTTTGCAAAGCTTCAG GCTGCAGAAGAGGCACTGAAGACCTTGAAAACAACTACAGACCCACAGATCAAGAAGCATTTGAGACCA GTGAGTTTGATAAACGGTTGA
- the LOC102719265 gene encoding RNA polymerase II C-terminal domain phosphatase-like 2 isoform X2 codes for MATPRAQPQPAAGGGAGAGAAGGPPGGVTMRMFHGDVFLGEADVFPMKQGGEGSLPFPSNEIRISHLSPTSERCPPLAILQTIAPFSVRCKLQAKLMPPHPSLHRLYLTCFNEYKSAVVVVGDEELHLVAMPSKVEKVPCFWCCSVRSGIYAASVGMLNLRCLAIVFDLDETLIVANTMKSFEDRIDMLSRRMDMEDDPVRIAGMAAEIKRYIEDKDLLKEFIDTDTVTDNGRIVGTQKEEVLPISGGQELFFRPVIRLPERNAIITRINPEIRDTSVFVKLRPAWEDLRSYLTAKGRKRFEVYVCTMAERDYALEMWRLLDPEANLISLHNLAERVVCVKSGSKKCLQNVFKDKGCHPKMAMVIDDRLQVWDEKDQPRVHVVPAYTPYYAPQAEMANAVPVLCVARNVACNVRGGFFREFDENLLRKVFELMYENELLDLPYAPDVGDYLVCEDTNFAPNNKDAAPIPEGMSGAEVEKRLNGLSYPRDQKQIPSSTRLSDDEGVAIRGISGGTNIQANGGSLATTPSLFVTVLQEIGRLCESRVEFRSTVSGGKNLQFSVEVLFSNEKIGIGIGKTRDEAQVQAAEKALQNLESNYLSYMLPVAGVLNKDVNKPPGSGNGFLEDVTLSDDISIEEPSGSSLKEQDHSNALDRLSSVINLIRELCLEDQHVVFRDQARESGSALNGEYHFQAELGGQILGRGIGSNRDFAKLQAAEEALKTLKTTTDPQIKKHLRPVR; via the exons ATGGCGACGCCTCGCGCCCAGCCCCAGCCGGCGGCCGGAGGCGGAGCAGGGGCCGGTGCCGCCGGAGGCCCACCAGGCGGGGTCACCATGAGGATGTTCCATGGCGACGTGTTCCTCGGCGAGGCGGATGTGTTCCCGATGAAGCAGGGGGGCGAGGGGAGCCTGCCGTTCCCGAGCAACGAGATCCGCATCAGCCACCTCTCGCCGACAAGCGAGCGGTGCCCTCCTCTTGCCATACTGCAGACCATCGCCCCCTTCTCCGTGCGATGCAAGCTCCAGGCCAAACTGATGCCTCCCCACCCGAGCCTGCACCGCCTCTACCTCACCTGCTTCAACGAGTACAAG AGTGCAGTGGTAGTAGTTGGAGACGAGGAGCTACATCTAGTGGCAATGCCGAGCAAGGTGGAGAAGGTGCCATGCTTCTGGTGCTGTTCAGTGCGCTCTGGGATCTATGCAGCATCTGTTGGGATGCTGAACTTGCGGTGCCTTGCTATCGTGTTTGATCTTGACGAGACCCTTATTGTCGCTAACACAATGAAGTCCTTTGAGGACCGTATCGATATGCTTTCCCGTAGGATGGATATGGAAGACGATCCTGTCAGGATAGCAGGGATGGCTGCTGAAATTAAGCGTTATATTGAGGACAAGGATCTGCTCAAGGAGTTCATTGACACAGATACAGTTACAGATAATGGCAGAATCGTTGGGACCCAGAAGGAGGAAGTTCTTCCTATCTCTGGTGGTCAGGAGCTTTTTTTCCGGCCTGTCATCAGGTTGCCAGAAAGGAATGCGATTATAACTCGCATAAATCCAGAG ATTCGCGATACTAGTGTTTTTGTAAAGCTAAGGCCTGCTTGGGAGGACTTGAGGAGTTACCTGACTGCCAAGGGACGCAAAAGATTTGAGGTCTATGTATGTACGATGGCTGAAAGAGATTATGCTCTTGAGATGTGGAGGCTTCTTGATCCAGAAGCCAACTTGATCAGCTTGCATAACCTTGCAGAGCGTGTAGTATGTGTAAAGTCAG GTTCGAAAAAGTGTCtgcaaaatgtttttaaaGACAAAGGATGCCATCCAAAGATGGCCATGGTAATTGATGACCGGCTTCAGGTTTGGGATGAGAAGGATCAGCCTCGAGTTCATGTTGTCCCCGCATATACTCCATACTATGCCCCACAAGCCGAG ATGGCAAATGCTGTTCCTGTGCTTTGTGTTGCAAGAAATGTTGCTTGCAATGTTCGTGGTGGTTTCTTCAG AGAGTTTGATGAAAATCTACTGAGAAAAGTGTTTGAACTAATGTATGAAAATGAGTTGCTAGATCTTCCATATGCTCCTGATGTTGGTGACTACTTAGTCTGTGAG GACACTAATTTTGCACCAAATAATAAAGATGCTGCCCCTATACCTGAGGGTATGAGTGGAGCTGAAGTAGAGAAGAGGTTGAATGGGCTG TCATATCCTAGAGACCAGAAAcaaattccatcatcaacccGTCTGTCAG ATGATGAGGGAGTGGCGATCCGTGGCATTTCAGGTGGTACAAATATCCAAGCTAATGGTGGATCATTGGCAACAACACCCTCATTGTTCGTCACTGTTTTGCAAGAAATTGGGCGACTGTGTGAATCTAGG GTGGAGTTCAGGTCTACTGTAAGCGGTGGAAAAAACCTGCAATTTTCTGTTGAG GTTCTATTTAGTAATGAGAAAATCGGAATCGGCATTGGAAAAACAAGAGATGAAGCCCAAGTACAAGCTGCTGAAAAAGCTCTCCAGAATTTGGAAA GCAATTACTTGTCCTACATGCTTCCTGTTGCTGGAGTTCTTAATAAAGATGTGAACAAACCTCCTGGGAGTGGAAATGGCTTTCTTGAAGATGTTACTCTCTCAGATGATATTTCGATAGAAGAACCATCTGGAAGTTCATTAAAAGAGCAGGATCATTCAAATGCTTTGGATAGGTTGTCCTCTGTTATAAATCTTATTAGAGAACTT TGCTTGGAGGATCAACATGTAGTATTTCGTGATCAAGCAAGGGAGTCTGGCTCAGCATTAAATGGAGAATACCATTTTCAG GCTGAATTAGGAGGACAAATTCTTGGGAGGGGCATTGGTTCGAACAGAGATTTTGCAAAGCTTCAG GCTGCAGAAGAGGCACTGAAGACCTTGAAAACAACTACAGACCCACAGATCAAGAAGCATTTGAGACCAGTAAG GTGA
- the LOC107303839 gene encoding uncharacterized protein LOC107303839, which translates to MEAVAAVVCRGGGLRALARRGGTDRSTGTRTSVGRHGVGVAGSPAPAAARRRTLLVASLGEPLTAQSLSSLGEGAAVHETPACSGSAIPSRKPSESVDRSVQVDDQEAASTETLPPPYDVPTKIVHVKFVLQKQCAFGQRFLVVGEDPALGLWNPAKAAVLDWSEDHVWTVKKELPADTSIEFKFLLQDPSGHVDWQHGPNRILHVTDTPNTLVVCEDWDKANNQQVSDEIGGTGGIFSGSGDVSLEDELQLGEEINKGVTTLAVDGAKSALVADSYREMMESEEAIQPQLALDKHRRIPDELSGKANMTAQNGNHIATYAADYAGSNGDDAILHKEGEPVQNRLWLDSIFANDMAWATKSLHQLLRTLGFQIGTRKT; encoded by the exons ATGGAAGCAGTCGCGGCCGTGGTGTGCCGAGGCGGCGGGCTGCGAGCCCTGGCGCGTCGCGGTGGCACTGACAGGAGCACCGGCACCCGCACCAGCGTAGGGCGCCACGGCGTGGGCGTTGCTGGCTCcccggcgcccgccgccgcacgaCGAAGGACGCTGCTCGTCGCGTCGCTCGGGGAGCCCCTCACGGCGCAATCCTTGTCGTCCCTGGGTGAGGGCGCCGCGGTCCACGAGACACCGGCTTGCTCTGGCTCCGCGATCCCGTCGCGGAAACCGTCCGAATCCGTTGATCGCTCGGTCCAGGTTGACGACCAGGAGGCCGCCTCCACCGAGACCCTTCCACCTCCATATGACG TTCCGACGAAGATAGTGCACGTCAAGTTCGTGTTGCAAAAGCAGTGCGCGTTCGGGCAGCgcttcctcgtcgtcggcgaagACCCGGCGCTTGGCCTCTGGAATCCGGCGAAGGCGGCCGTTCTGGATTGGTCGGAAGACCACGTGTGGACGGTGAAGAAG GAATTACCAGCAGACACGTCGATCGAGTTCAAGTTCTTACTGCAAGATCCATCGGGACATGTCGATTGGCAACACGGCCCTAACAGAATACTGCATGTAACTGACACCCCGAACACCTTGGTTGTCTGTGAGGACTGGGACAAGGCCAATAATCAGCAAGTATCAGATGAGATTGGTGGCACAGGGGGGATATTTTCAGGAAGCGGTGACGTCTCCCTGGAAGATGAGCTCCAACTGGGTGAAGAGATCAACAAGGGTGTAACAACTTTGGCTGTGGACGGTGCAAAGTCAGCTTTAGTTGCAGATAGTTACAGAGAAATGATGGAATCAGAAGAAGCGATCCAGCCACAG TTAGCATTGGACAAACACCGGAGGATTCCAGATGAACTTAGTGGGAAGGCAAACATGACAGCACAAAATGGCAATCACATTGCTACTTATGCTGCTGATTATGCTGGAAGCAACGGCGACGATGCTATCTTGCATAAGGAAGGTGAGCCAGTACAGAATAGGCTGTGGCTGGACAGTATTTTCGCAAATGACATGGCCTGGGCCACAAAATCCCTGCATCAGTTGCTCCGGACCCTTGGCTTTCAAATCGGCACGAGAAAAACATGA